One Kitasatospora sp. MAP12-44 DNA segment encodes these proteins:
- a CDS encoding peptidase inhibitor family I36 protein, with product MNIRRKLSAAAVSVAALGSVLVGLGASPASASPGGCVWGTDNCIYYHSNFTGGFNGDGGHDNYLAAWYYEGCAGGNCDGDGQAVKNNAGSMYNMNPNTVRIFYNSNWSGPYFDISGYTEASLVGTVVYNQNASQSFL from the coding sequence ATGAACATCCGCAGGAAGCTTTCCGCCGCCGCCGTGAGTGTTGCCGCACTCGGCTCCGTGCTCGTCGGACTGGGAGCGTCGCCGGCCTCGGCGAGCCCGGGTGGGTGCGTGTGGGGCACCGACAACTGCATTTACTACCACTCGAACTTCACCGGTGGTTTCAACGGCGATGGCGGTCACGACAACTACCTCGCGGCCTGGTACTACGAGGGCTGCGCCGGCGGTAACTGCGACGGTGACGGCCAGGCCGTCAAGAACAACGCCGGCAGCATGTACAACATGAACCCGAACACCGTCCGGATCTTCTACAACTCCAACTGGAGCGGCCCGTACTTCGACATCTCGGGCTACACGGAGGCGAGCCTGGTCGGCACCGTGGTCTACAACCAGAACGCGTCGCAGTCCTTCCTCTAG
- a CDS encoding pentapeptide repeat-containing protein, translating into MSRASIPQASVPSRLGRLTTAERRVWDAFPQGATVDLRTGDPGADAPAEAGHWPSARTVRGEVIAALLLGACPAAPGAVAAVRLVGARITGPLRIDHGQVSSLLLLRKCRFEGPIDLDGATTESIDLRGSWLTTLSAYGAQVRGTLDLRDTVVAGGGQAIHADGIRIDGSLLANRTVVTGSFDLINAQISGQVTLIEAELSNRTLGGHSLNAGGIRVGRSLLAQGLRSEGELRLPGAHIGSSLLLKGATLDGRGGSALHGDSLTVASEADLRPYLPSARKAGQERAGKQAAEQREAEQQAAEGQQAQQQQCFTAIGTVRLPGARFGKGLDLGGATLAPTPEQPALLADRMVVEGSLHLGDDFRTEGEIRLSGVRITGHLELVGMDCPKALLNLYAASAEGGVRDQLSSWPERLNLDGFTYGPFSAYIESEQRVLLLKRQARRSDDLIGGFRAQPYEQLASYYRSLGNDGEARTVLLAKQRALRGKLPWRRRIPGYVIDLLVGYGYRPLRAVGWAAGLLAASSLYFDQVRPEHVSAEDTSVFNPVLYAADHLIPVIHFGEPDVWQYHGLPEVVTAVLTVLGWTLGIAIAAAATRTFTRN; encoded by the coding sequence ATGAGTCGTGCGTCCATACCCCAAGCCTCCGTGCCGAGTCGGCTCGGTCGGCTCACCACCGCCGAACGCCGGGTCTGGGACGCCTTCCCGCAGGGTGCGACGGTTGATCTGCGGACCGGCGATCCCGGCGCCGACGCGCCGGCCGAGGCCGGGCACTGGCCGTCCGCGCGCACGGTGCGCGGCGAGGTGATCGCCGCGCTGCTGCTCGGCGCCTGCCCCGCCGCGCCGGGTGCGGTGGCGGCGGTGCGGCTGGTCGGAGCGCGGATCACCGGTCCGCTGCGGATCGACCACGGGCAGGTCAGCTCACTCCTGCTACTGCGCAAGTGCCGGTTCGAGGGGCCGATCGACCTCGACGGCGCCACCACCGAGTCGATCGACCTGCGGGGCTCGTGGCTGACCACGCTCAGCGCGTACGGTGCCCAGGTGCGCGGCACGCTGGACCTGCGCGACACGGTAGTGGCCGGCGGCGGCCAGGCCATACACGCCGACGGCATCCGGATCGACGGCAGCCTGCTGGCCAACCGCACCGTGGTGACCGGCTCGTTCGACCTGATCAACGCGCAGATCAGCGGCCAGGTCACGCTGATCGAAGCCGAGTTGTCCAACCGGACCCTCGGCGGCCACTCGCTCAACGCCGGTGGCATCCGGGTCGGCCGAAGCCTGCTGGCCCAGGGCCTGCGGAGCGAGGGCGAACTGCGCCTGCCCGGTGCGCACATCGGCAGTTCGCTGCTGCTGAAGGGCGCGACGCTGGACGGCCGCGGCGGCTCGGCGCTGCACGGCGACTCGCTCACCGTCGCCAGCGAGGCCGACCTGCGGCCCTACCTGCCCTCCGCGCGCAAGGCCGGGCAGGAGCGGGCCGGGAAGCAGGCGGCCGAGCAGCGGGAGGCGGAGCAGCAGGCGGCCGAGGGCCAACAGGCCCAGCAGCAGCAGTGCTTCACCGCGATCGGCACGGTCCGCCTGCCGGGAGCGCGCTTCGGCAAGGGCCTCGACCTCGGCGGCGCCACCCTCGCCCCCACCCCGGAGCAACCCGCGCTGCTCGCCGACCGGATGGTCGTCGAGGGCAGCCTGCACCTGGGCGACGACTTCCGGACCGAGGGCGAGATCCGGCTCTCCGGCGTCCGGATCACCGGCCACCTCGAACTGGTCGGCATGGACTGCCCCAAGGCCCTGCTGAACCTCTACGCGGCCTCCGCCGAGGGCGGCGTCCGCGACCAACTCTCCTCCTGGCCGGAGCGGTTGAACCTCGACGGGTTCACCTACGGACCGTTCAGCGCCTACATCGAGTCCGAGCAGCGGGTGCTGCTGCTCAAGCGCCAGGCCCGCCGCTCGGACGACCTGATCGGCGGCTTCCGCGCCCAGCCGTACGAGCAACTGGCCTCCTACTACCGCTCGCTGGGCAACGACGGCGAGGCCAGGACCGTGCTGCTGGCCAAGCAGCGGGCGCTGCGCGGCAAGCTGCCGTGGCGCCGCCGGATACCCGGCTATGTGATCGACCTGCTGGTCGGCTACGGCTACCGCCCGCTGCGCGCGGTCGGCTGGGCGGCGGGTCTGCTGGCGGCCAGCAGCCTCTACTTCGACCAGGTCCGGCCCGAGCACGTCAGCGCCGAGGACACCTCGGTCTTCAACCCGGTGCTCTATGCCGCCGACCACCTGATCCCGGTGATCCACTTCGGCGAGCCCGACGTCTGGCAGTACCACGGCCTCCCGGAGGTGGTCACCGCCGTGCTGACCGTCCTGGGCTGGACCCTGGGCATCGCCATCGCGGCCGCCGCCACCCGCACCTTCACCCGGAACTGA
- a CDS encoding LuxR C-terminal-related transcriptional regulator: MHGGRMGAPRMVETATLVGLGLEQGAARVWQAMHAVPDAGVDDLAALLGVTADEVGSCLTALADLALIRASMEDPQRLVPVAAEAGLELLLRRQEEQLAEQRRQVEAKRDQITALIAARVSAGGTTQELEHLVGLDVIQARFERLAYSIKETVDSMLPGTAFPAEMLDAARPLDEEVVARGVRMRSLYQTAIHNDTATLSYARAMAARGAHIRTVPVLDQRLWLGDGRIAIVPLEPANPRAGAVLVTAPGIIASLSQLFEHTWSNAAPLVVGNPVEPATGLTDTERELLTMLAAGLTDEAAGKRLGVSLRTVRRMMADLMSRLEAGSRFEAGIKAAKRGWL; the protein is encoded by the coding sequence ATGCACGGGGGACGTATGGGCGCACCAAGAATGGTCGAGACGGCCACGCTCGTCGGTCTCGGACTGGAGCAAGGCGCCGCACGGGTGTGGCAGGCGATGCATGCCGTACCCGATGCGGGAGTTGACGACCTGGCAGCCCTGCTGGGGGTCACCGCGGACGAGGTCGGGAGCTGCCTGACCGCACTGGCGGACCTGGCCCTGATCAGGGCCTCCATGGAGGATCCGCAGCGTCTGGTGCCCGTTGCCGCAGAGGCCGGCCTTGAGCTCCTGCTACGCCGCCAGGAGGAGCAACTCGCCGAACAGCGCCGCCAGGTCGAGGCCAAACGCGACCAGATCACCGCCCTGATCGCCGCCAGGGTGTCCGCCGGCGGTACGACCCAGGAGCTTGAGCACCTGGTCGGCCTGGACGTCATCCAAGCCCGGTTCGAGCGGTTGGCGTACTCCATCAAAGAGACCGTGGACAGCATGCTCCCCGGCACCGCGTTCCCGGCCGAGATGCTGGATGCCGCCAGGCCCTTGGACGAGGAGGTGGTGGCCCGCGGGGTGCGCATGCGCTCGCTCTACCAGACCGCGATCCACAACGACACCGCGACTCTGAGCTACGCCCGGGCGATGGCGGCCCGCGGCGCACACATCCGGACCGTGCCGGTCCTGGATCAGCGGCTGTGGCTGGGCGACGGCCGGATCGCCATCGTGCCGTTGGAGCCGGCCAATCCGCGCGCCGGTGCCGTGCTCGTCACGGCACCGGGCATCATCGCCTCGCTGTCCCAACTGTTCGAACACACCTGGAGCAACGCCGCGCCACTGGTGGTCGGCAACCCGGTGGAGCCGGCGACCGGCCTGACCGACACCGAGCGTGAACTGCTCACCATGCTCGCCGCCGGCCTGACCGACGAAGCCGCGGGCAAGCGACTGGGCGTCTCGCTGCGCACCGTCCGCCGGATGATGGCCGACCTGATGTCCCGTCTCGAAGCCGGTTCACGCTTCGAAGCCGGCATCAAGGCCGCCAAGAGAGGCTGGTTATAG
- a CDS encoding RluA family pseudouridine synthase, translating into MRRKTELPPSPLPQRSGIDPVRLRLPADGPWSTVRGYLLDHFPERLGEQVDVMLREGRFVGVDGPIAPAAAFRPHAYVWFHRDLPDEVPVPFGIDVLYRDERLLVVDKPHFLATMPRGRHVTETALARLRRDLELPELSPAHRLDRLTAGLAMFVITPEHRGAYQMLFHDRLVRKEYEAIAPYRPELALPRTVRSRIVKERGVIAAQEVAGEPNSESLVELIEHRGGLGRYRLVPHTGRTHQLRLHMSSLGIPLLGDPVYPVVLAETPLDDFGSPLQLLARRLEFTDPVTGEERSFRSRRTLGAWIS; encoded by the coding sequence ATGAGACGCAAGACAGAGCTTCCCCCCTCCCCCCTGCCGCAGCGATCGGGGATCGACCCGGTGCGCTTGCGGCTGCCCGCCGACGGCCCGTGGTCGACGGTGCGCGGCTATCTGCTGGACCACTTCCCCGAGCGGCTGGGCGAGCAGGTGGACGTGATGCTGCGGGAGGGGCGGTTCGTCGGCGTGGACGGGCCGATCGCGCCGGCTGCGGCGTTTCGGCCGCACGCCTATGTGTGGTTCCACCGGGACCTGCCGGACGAGGTCCCGGTGCCGTTCGGGATCGACGTGCTCTACCGCGACGAGCGGCTGCTGGTGGTGGACAAGCCGCACTTCCTGGCCACCATGCCGCGCGGCCGGCACGTGACCGAGACCGCGCTCGCCCGGCTGCGCCGCGATCTGGAGCTGCCGGAGCTCAGCCCCGCCCACCGGCTTGACCGGCTGACCGCGGGGCTGGCGATGTTCGTCATCACGCCCGAGCACCGCGGCGCCTACCAGATGCTCTTCCATGACCGCCTGGTCCGCAAGGAGTACGAGGCGATCGCGCCCTACCGCCCCGAGCTCGCGCTGCCGAGGACCGTGCGCAGCCGGATCGTCAAGGAGCGCGGGGTGATCGCCGCCCAGGAGGTGGCGGGGGAACCCAACAGCGAGAGCCTGGTCGAGTTGATCGAGCACCGCGGCGGGCTGGGCCGCTACCGGCTGGTCCCGCACACCGGGCGCACCCACCAGTTGCGCCTGCACATGAGCAGCCTGGGCATCCCGCTGCTCGGCGATCCGGTGTACCCGGTGGTGCTGGCCGAGACGCCACTGGACGACTTCGGCAGTCCGCTGCAACTACTGGCCAGGCGACTGGAGTTCACCGACCCGGTGACGGGCGAGGAGCGCAGCTTCCGCAGCCGGCGCACCCTGGGCGCCTGGATCTCCTAA